A single Lactuca sativa cultivar Salinas chromosome 8, Lsat_Salinas_v11, whole genome shotgun sequence DNA region contains:
- the LOC122195336 gene encoding uncharacterized protein LOC122195336: MADSLLSSIATFHTTKIIVTYPTKYSFIGSITEAMLARISASSNILQQYKKHPSSGPRELTPAMVRSIEEADKPAKRSKKTDNQKEIPVSKPTKGQTPKKRKSDKVATSQAQPKKQKKPARRLILQSSSDSDSEYVPPKHKNAPPSESESESSDDEASGRGNTPPSSPTPEILVRSHPPSPPPVTIPLFIPPIFPIPTTQPFTTIPIPTPIFTYTSTTITTTGAHSTTPIPPVTTEPLVTTEPPATTKPLSPTQSTETTPILGGEDLEFDSTYFSPYRVQSDDDDDEPVTKRHLKAVNEKHDQLLSSSSSGAYSEAALKALFTTVVQEHSASLSAAAKSIEASTSQCQQASLAVEASTKECKKATAKVDKLVSEECSNSQCFGG, from the coding sequence ATGGCAgattctcttctctcctccattGCTACCTTTCACACAACCAAAATCATTGTCACATATCCCACCAAGTACTCCTTTATTGGATCTATTACTGAAGCCATGCTCGCTCGTATCTCTGCGTCGAGTAACATTCTCCAACAATACAAGAAGCATCCATCTTCAGGTCCCAGGGAGCTTACGCCAGccatggttcgctccattgaagaggctgacaagccagcTAAAAGGAGTAAGAAAACTGATAATCAGAAGGAGATACCTGTTTCCAAACCAACCAAGGGGCAAACCCccaagaagcgaaagtctgacAAGGTTGCTACATCACAGGctcaaccgaagaagcagaagaagCCCGCTAGAAGGCTTATACTACAATCCTCAAGTGATTCAGATTCAGAGTATGTTCCTCCTAAACATAAGAATGCTCCTCCTTCAGaatctgagagcgaaagctctgaCGATGAGGCTTCGGGCCGAGGTAATACTCCGCCTAGCTCTCCTACCCCAGAAATTCTAGTTCGCTCTCaccctccttcacctccacctgtaaCCATCCCACTATTTATCCCTCCAATATTTCCCATTCCAACCACTCAACCATTCACTACAATTCCCATCCCTACTCCCATATTCACATACACTTCCACTACCATTACTACCACAGGAGCTCACTCAACTACTCCCATTCCACCAGTAACAACCGAACCACTtgtcacaaccgaacctccagccACTACCAAACCCTTATCTCCCACTCAATCCACAGAAACAACCCCTATtctaggcggtgaggacttggaatttgattccacgtATTTTAGTCCTTACCGTGTgcagagtgacgatgatgatgatgagcctGTTACAAAGCGTCATCTCAAGGCAGTGAACGAAAAACATGATCAACTGCTCTCATCCTCTTCCTCTGGAGCTTACTCTGAAGCGGCCTTAAAGGCTTTATTCACAACTGTTGTTCAAGAACACAGTGCCTCACTCTCTGCTGCCGCTAAATCCATTGAAGCATCCACTTCTCAATGCCAGCAAGCCTCTCTTGCTGTTGAGGCTTCAACCAAGGAGTGCAAGAAAGCGAccgcaaaagttgataaactagtTTCTGAAGAATGCTCAAACAGTCAATGCTTCGGTGGATAA